The following are encoded together in the Salvelinus alpinus chromosome 29, SLU_Salpinus.1, whole genome shotgun sequence genome:
- the LOC139558766 gene encoding zinc finger and BTB domain-containing protein 12-like → MEVLCFRLPGHGDATLKSMNSLRSRQQFCDITIVASGRQTFRGHKVVLAACSPFLRDQFLLNPSSELQVSVLHSSSVVCELLQSCYTGVLQFSPKEIVNYLTAASYLQMEHVVEKCRGALGKYMQPRNPSSPKIKSEESHSMPVTVSGSSQSLMSTSTDHSPSLQPHSPAQSQADDHTDSHTKTDIRHDDEHNTLDEIKVRVTEEDEGRDDYDVFRICIEDEQEPEERREVEEGGEEATEGHQGGQYPDTDSVIVGGGEGDDVTPAEMAIRISSFEREGLRAWRRRLTDSPKVGRGRGFKRKRGSYHERERRPLGMQYQEAWRLPTGAEMMQSYGLDFSQEATRSAFLSGSELPRLDYGMGDSQGEELVPRNGNGPVHYSLDDPSGVGGEGNMGMSAVPTGGDEAGDESVAVVGSTSSTAGPVACEQCGLTFPSAPSLAVHSRATHLLYVCPCCGKHFNHSSNLNRHMTVHRGAKVHRCQLCDKTFTQKSTLCDHMNLHSGERPHCCAYCHSRFAHKPALRRHLKEQHGKTTAQNSLEAQAEMERVAGPGEGEGDTQDRFDF, encoded by the exons atggaggTGCTGTGTTTCCGGTTGCCAGGTCACGGTGACGCCACCCTGAAGAGCATGAACTCTCTGAGGTCCAGGCAGCAGTTCTGTGACATCACCATCGTGGCCAGCGGCAGGCAGACATTCCGGGGACACAAAGTGGTCCTGGCTGCCTGCTCCCCCTTCCTCAGGGACCAATTCCTGCTTAACCCTTCCTCTGAACTGCAG GTGTCAGTCCTTCACAGTTCCTCGGTGGTATGTGAGCtgctccagtcctgttacaccggTGTGCTGCAGTTCAGCCCCAAGGAGATAGTGAATTACCTGACGGCTGCTAGTTACCTGCAGATGGAGCATGTTGTGGAGAAGTGCCGGGGAGCCCTGGGCAAGTACATGCAGCCAAGGAACCCCAGCTCACCAAAG ATCAAGTCAGAAGAGAGTCACTCGATGCCAGTGACAGTCAGTGGCAGCAGTCAATCCCTTATGTCGACCTCTACTGATCATTCCCCCTCACTGCAGCCTCACAGCCCTGCACAGTCTCAGGCTGATGACCATACAGACTCGCACACTAAGACAGATATACGACACGATGACGAACATAACACTCTGGATGAGATCAAG GTGAGGGTAACAGAGGAGGACGAGGGCAGGGACGATTATGACGTGTTCCGAATCTGCATCGAGGATGAGCAGGAGCCGGAAGAGAGGCGAGAGGTAGAGGAGGGCGGTGAGGAAGCCACAGAGGGCCATCAGGGGGGCCAGTACCCAGATACGGACAGTGTCATAGTGGGAGGGGGCGAGGGGGACGACGTGACCCCAGCCGAAATGGCTATCCGCATCAGCAGCTTCGAGAGGGAAGGGCTCCGCGCCTGGAGGCGGCGACTCACCGACTCACCGAAAGTGGGCCGGGGGAGGGGCTTCAAGAGGAAGCGTGGCTCGTAccatgagagggagaggaggcctCTAGGTATGCAGTACCAGGAGGCGTGGCGTCTGCCCACCGGGGCAGAGATGATGCAGAGCTACGGCCTGGACTTCAGCCAGGAAGCCACGAGGTCAGCGTTCCTCTCAGGGAGCGAGCTCCCACGGCTAGACTACGGAATGGGGGACTCTCAGGGAGAGGAGCTGGTGCCTCGGAATGGGAATGGGCCGGTCCACTACAGCCTGGACGACCCCAGTGGTGTTGGAGGGGAGGGTAATATGGGAATGTCGGCTGTGCCAACAGGTGGTGACGAGGCGGGGGATGAGTCTGTCGCAGTGGTAGGCTCCACCTCCAGCACAGCGGGGCCGGTGGCTTGCGAGCAATGCGGCTTgaccttcccctctgccccctccctGGCCGTCCACTCGCGCGCCACCCACTTGCTGTACGTGTGCCCCTGCTGCGGCAAGCACTTCAACCACTCCAGCAACCTCAACCGTCACATGACCGTGCACCGCGGTGCCAAAGTCCACCGCTGCCAGCTCTGCGACAAGACATTCACGCAGAAGTCCACGCTGTGCGATCACATGAACCTGCACAGCGGTGAGCGGCCCCACTGCTGCGCCTACTGCCACTCACGCTTCGCCCACAAGCCGGCGCTGCGGCGCCACCTCAAAGAGCAGCACGGGAAGACGACCGCTCAGAACAGCCTGGAGGCACAGGCCGAGATGGAGAGAGTGGCAGGgccaggggaaggagagggagacactcAGGACAGATTTGACTTTTGA
- the LOC139558772 gene encoding negative elongation factor E-like isoform X2 — translation MVVFPSSLTEEEESLQKKYAKLKKKKKALLALKKQQSSTSQTNQSGLKRTLSDQPVLDTATATEQAKMLIKSGAISAIKSENKNSGFKRSRTLEIKLKDPEKVPGPVAFQPFQRSMSTDDELSEAGKRAHRKSLYESFITPGDRAARDEEEGGGLSTSKDIERERDRGDREMDRERERDRERERDRGSGDRGRDRELRDRERSERDRSRDGERDRERGGDRESRSDSYPERRGVRKGNTVYVYGTGLVEDSLRLAFSQHGTIIDLSMDSQRNCAFITFEKMESADQAVAELNGSTVGDVPIKVSIARKQPMLEAATGKSVWATLAVQNSAKGSYRDKRNQVVYSEDFL, via the exons ATGGTGGTGTTCCCAAGCTCcttgacagaggaagaggagTCTCTGCAGAAGAAATATGCCAAACTCAAGAAAAAG AAAAAGGCCCTGCTGGCTTTGAAGAAGCAGCAGAGTTCAACCAGCCAGACCAATCAGAGTGGATTGAAGCGCA CTTTGTCAGACCAGCCTGTGCTGGATACAGCGACAGCTACAGAGCAGGCGAAGATGCTGATCAAGTCTGGGGCCATCAGTGCCATCAAGTCAGAGAACAAGAACTCTGGCTTCAAGCGCTCTAGAACGCTAGAGATCAAGCTCAAG GATCCAGAGAAAGTCCCAGGCCCTGTGGCTTTCCAACCATTCCAAAGGAGCATGTCCACAGATGATGAGCTTTCTGAG GCTGGCAAAAGAGCCCACAGAAAATCTCTGTACGAGAG CTTCATCACTCCAGGCGACCGGGCAGCTcgtgatgaggaggagggaggcggCCTGTCCACCAGCAAAgacatagagcgagagagagacagaggagaccgagagatggacagagagagagagcgtgacagagagagggagagagaccggggCAGCGGCGACCGGGGCAGGGACAGAGAGCTGCGAGACCgcgagaggagcgagagagacaggagcCGAGACGGAGAGCGTGACCgggaaaggggaggagacagagagtcaC gaTCAGACTCATACCCGGAGCGGAGGGGGGTGAGGAAGGGGAACACGGTGTATGTGTATGGAACTGGCCTTGTGGAGGACAGCCTGCGCTTAGCCTTCTCCCAACATGGCACCATCATTGACCTGTCCATGGACTCCCAACGCAA CTGTGCATTCATCACCTTTGAAAAGATGGAGTCTGCAGACCAGGCTGTAGCAGAG TTGAATGGAAGCACAGTGGGAGATGTCCCCATAAAAGTCAGCATCGCTAGGAAGCAGCCCATGCTGGAGGCAGCCACCGGCAAATCTGTCTGGGCCACTCTGG CTGTGCAGAACAGTGCCAAAGGCTCCTACCGAGACAAGAGGAACCAGGTTGTGTACAGTGAGGATTTCCTATGA
- the LOC139558772 gene encoding negative elongation factor E-like isoform X1, which yields MVVFPSSLTEEEESLQKKYAKLKKKKKALLALKKQQSSTSQTNQSGLKRTLSDQPVLDTATATEQAKMLIKSGAISAIKSENKNSGFKRSRTLEIKLKDPEKVPGPVAFQPFQRSMSTDDELSEAGKRAHRKSLYESFITPGDRAARDEEEGGGLSTSKDIERERDRGDREMDRERERDRERERDRGSGDRGRDRELRDRERSERDRSRDGERDRERGGDRESRERDGPFRRSDSYPERRGVRKGNTVYVYGTGLVEDSLRLAFSQHGTIIDLSMDSQRNCAFITFEKMESADQAVAELNGSTVGDVPIKVSIARKQPMLEAATGKSVWATLAVQNSAKGSYRDKRNQVVYSEDFL from the exons ATGGTGGTGTTCCCAAGCTCcttgacagaggaagaggagTCTCTGCAGAAGAAATATGCCAAACTCAAGAAAAAG AAAAAGGCCCTGCTGGCTTTGAAGAAGCAGCAGAGTTCAACCAGCCAGACCAATCAGAGTGGATTGAAGCGCA CTTTGTCAGACCAGCCTGTGCTGGATACAGCGACAGCTACAGAGCAGGCGAAGATGCTGATCAAGTCTGGGGCCATCAGTGCCATCAAGTCAGAGAACAAGAACTCTGGCTTCAAGCGCTCTAGAACGCTAGAGATCAAGCTCAAG GATCCAGAGAAAGTCCCAGGCCCTGTGGCTTTCCAACCATTCCAAAGGAGCATGTCCACAGATGATGAGCTTTCTGAG GCTGGCAAAAGAGCCCACAGAAAATCTCTGTACGAGAG CTTCATCACTCCAGGCGACCGGGCAGCTcgtgatgaggaggagggaggcggCCTGTCCACCAGCAAAgacatagagcgagagagagacagaggagaccgagagatggacagagagagagagcgtgacagagagagggagagagaccggggCAGCGGCGACCGGGGCAGGGACAGAGAGCTGCGAGACCgcgagaggagcgagagagacaggagcCGAGACGGAGAGCGTGACCgggaaaggggaggagacagagagtcaCGTGAGCGAGACGGACCATTCAGAC gaTCAGACTCATACCCGGAGCGGAGGGGGGTGAGGAAGGGGAACACGGTGTATGTGTATGGAACTGGCCTTGTGGAGGACAGCCTGCGCTTAGCCTTCTCCCAACATGGCACCATCATTGACCTGTCCATGGACTCCCAACGCAA CTGTGCATTCATCACCTTTGAAAAGATGGAGTCTGCAGACCAGGCTGTAGCAGAG TTGAATGGAAGCACAGTGGGAGATGTCCCCATAAAAGTCAGCATCGCTAGGAAGCAGCCCATGCTGGAGGCAGCCACCGGCAAATCTGTCTGGGCCACTCTGG CTGTGCAGAACAGTGCCAAAGGCTCCTACCGAGACAAGAGGAACCAGGTTGTGTACAGTGAGGATTTCCTATGA